The following proteins are encoded in a genomic region of Nocardioides renjunii:
- a CDS encoding diacylglycerol/lipid kinase family protein, whose translation MRSLLVITNAEAGTSDEERLASALDVLREKASVEVARTTNPGELDGVLHRAGGRTVVVAGGDGSMHAVVTALHRRHELAEATLALLPMGTGNDFARGNDIPLDIEQAARLVLSGRPRPVDLIIDETGSVVVNNVHVGVGAQASRKGAKWKGRLGAVGVGKVNLGKLGYPIGTLLSAFHPPSWRLRVELDGTVVNDVDRPVLMVAIGNGSNVGGGTELNPDADTEDGLLDVMISRSVEPLAKLGYVARLRKGEHDERDDVVTLRGRSVKVSGDEFWLSADGEISGPERSRSWRLESAAYSMILP comes from the coding sequence GTGCGTTCGCTTCTCGTGATCACCAATGCCGAGGCCGGTACCTCCGACGAGGAGCGCCTGGCCTCGGCCCTCGACGTGCTTCGCGAGAAGGCGTCGGTGGAGGTCGCGAGGACGACCAACCCGGGTGAGCTCGACGGCGTGCTGCACCGGGCCGGCGGACGTACGGTCGTGGTGGCGGGCGGCGACGGCAGCATGCACGCCGTCGTGACCGCCCTGCACCGGCGCCACGAGCTCGCCGAGGCGACGCTCGCGCTGCTGCCGATGGGCACCGGCAACGACTTCGCCCGCGGCAACGACATCCCGCTCGACATCGAGCAGGCCGCCCGGCTGGTGCTGTCCGGTCGCCCGCGACCGGTCGACCTCATCATTGACGAGACCGGCAGCGTGGTGGTCAACAACGTCCACGTGGGCGTCGGGGCGCAGGCCAGCCGCAAGGGCGCCAAGTGGAAGGGCCGTCTCGGCGCGGTCGGCGTCGGCAAGGTCAACCTCGGCAAGCTCGGCTACCCCATCGGCACGCTCCTGTCGGCCTTCCACCCGCCGAGCTGGCGGCTGCGCGTGGAGCTCGACGGCACGGTCGTCAACGACGTCGACCGCCCGGTGCTGATGGTCGCGATCGGCAACGGGAGCAATGTCGGCGGCGGCACGGAGCTCAACCCGGACGCCGACACCGAGGACGGCCTGCTCGACGTGATGATCAGCCGCTCCGTCGAGCCGCTCGCCAAGCTCGGCTACGTCGCCCGGCTGCGCAAGGGCGAGCACGACGAGCGCGACGACGTCGTCACGCTGCGCGGGAGGTCGGTCAAGGTCAGCGGCGACGAGTTCTGGCTGTCCGCGGACGGCGAGATCTCCGGACCCGAGCGCAGCCGGAGCTGGCGCCTGGAGTCGGCGGCGTACTCCATGATCCTGCCCTGA
- a CDS encoding helix-turn-helix transcriptional regulator, translating into MARDPSSVLAALGLDRRAEQLYFRLVPVSGHTVAGAARLVQQPPAQLLRALAPLQQLGLVTFTGDRIVVPPLAEALSALVQQESRQAALSAARLGELAAAMPHLVAAATRPDEGDLTDVHPLDGELSSGGNPLELLQLMIRTSRGDMLWLRPDAWAMPRESRVSEVLAEAMATGRRSRAIYPVRALDEAPEALRTRARLGEQVRVMSEVSTRMFIFGDAHAVLPEPLGFSDEPRVHVRQRSIVAALTLWFELLWSRAAPVPELEAGRGRPDERQFLLEQLMAGATDEVIARKLGIGLRTVRRRVAGLMTELGVETRFQAGVEAVRRGWL; encoded by the coding sequence ATGGCTCGCGACCCGTCCTCGGTGCTGGCGGCCCTCGGCCTCGACCGGCGGGCCGAGCAGCTCTACTTCCGCCTGGTCCCCGTGTCGGGCCACACCGTCGCCGGCGCCGCCCGCCTGGTGCAGCAGCCGCCCGCCCAGCTGCTGCGCGCCCTGGCACCGCTGCAGCAGCTCGGGCTGGTCACCTTCACCGGCGACCGCATCGTGGTGCCGCCCCTCGCCGAGGCCCTCTCCGCGCTGGTGCAGCAGGAGTCGCGGCAGGCCGCGCTGTCGGCCGCCCGTCTCGGCGAGCTCGCCGCGGCGATGCCGCACCTGGTCGCAGCGGCCACCCGCCCCGACGAGGGCGACCTCACCGACGTGCACCCGCTCGACGGCGAGCTCAGCTCGGGCGGCAACCCGCTCGAGCTGCTGCAGCTGATGATCCGGACGAGCCGCGGCGACATGCTGTGGCTGCGCCCCGACGCGTGGGCCATGCCCCGGGAGTCGCGGGTGAGCGAGGTGCTGGCCGAGGCGATGGCGACCGGGCGGCGGTCCCGGGCGATCTACCCGGTCCGCGCCCTCGACGAGGCGCCCGAGGCGCTGCGCACGCGCGCCCGCCTCGGCGAGCAGGTGCGGGTGATGTCGGAGGTCTCGACGCGCATGTTCATCTTCGGCGACGCCCACGCGGTGCTGCCCGAGCCGCTGGGCTTCTCCGACGAGCCGCGCGTGCACGTGCGCCAGCGCTCGATCGTCGCCGCGCTCACCCTGTGGTTCGAGCTGCTCTGGTCGCGGGCCGCCCCCGTGCCGGAGCTCGAGGCGGGCCGGGGCCGTCCCGACGAGCGGCAGTTCCTCCTCGAGCAGCTCATGGCCGGTGCCACCGACGAGGTCATCGCGCGCAAGCTCGGCATCGGGCTGCGCACGGTCCGTCGCCGGGTGGCCGGGCTGATGACCGAGCTCGGCGTCGAGACCCGCTTCCAGGCCGGTGTGGAGGCCGTGCGCCGCGGCTGGCTCTGA
- the lysS gene encoding lysine--tRNA ligase, with protein MARGRQQGDPVDWVTRAADDAVRHAGEGKPVTVSSGASPSGPVHLGNLREFLTTHFVADELRRRGIEVRHLHVWDDYDRFRKVPAGVPAEWSEHIGRPLTAVPDPWDCHDSWATHFKAPLQQALSDLGVEMEEISQTELYGNGTYRDDVLRAVRARHEIDAVLARYRTKKPAAATDAEPGSELESQEAAALADSVAADEETGTTELARFPFKPYCRDCGRDTVTITSYDDETTDLAYTCECGGSFVTNLATQDEGKLVWKVDWPMRWAHYHVDFEAAGADHATPGSSFTVGHELVERFFDMPRPAWFGYGFVGFAGVQKMSSSAGGVPTAIDALEVLEAPILRWLYVRRAPKQTFTVDFGPEVVRLYDEWDALARKAADPEKRDGAVLAWERAARVASGPLPTSKVAVPFRTLSSVADVTAGSSELISRVIDDLGFEHDSVEDLQPRLGRAMSWTASLPEDQRTTVRESPDTERLASLGEDEELWLRIFLDRLPDEADLDAVTSVVYGVPKVARGLGFKDAPTDQVKADQKDFFRLLYNLLVSADRGPRLPTLVVALGPAKVRRLLGA; from the coding sequence ATGGCGCGAGGCAGGCAGCAGGGCGATCCGGTCGACTGGGTGACGCGGGCGGCGGACGACGCCGTACGCCACGCCGGCGAGGGCAAGCCCGTGACCGTCTCGTCCGGCGCCTCGCCGTCCGGACCGGTGCACCTGGGCAACCTGCGCGAGTTCCTCACCACCCACTTCGTCGCCGACGAGCTGCGCCGCAGGGGCATCGAGGTCCGCCACCTCCACGTGTGGGACGACTACGACCGGTTCCGCAAGGTGCCCGCCGGCGTGCCGGCCGAGTGGTCCGAGCACATCGGACGACCGCTGACCGCCGTGCCGGACCCGTGGGACTGCCACGACTCGTGGGCCACGCACTTCAAGGCACCGCTGCAGCAGGCGCTGTCCGACCTCGGGGTGGAGATGGAGGAGATCTCCCAGACCGAGCTCTACGGCAACGGCACCTACCGCGACGACGTCCTCCGCGCCGTGCGCGCACGCCACGAGATCGACGCCGTGCTCGCCCGCTACCGCACCAAGAAGCCCGCCGCGGCCACCGACGCCGAGCCGGGCAGCGAGCTGGAGTCGCAGGAGGCCGCGGCCCTGGCGGACTCGGTGGCCGCCGACGAGGAGACCGGCACGACCGAGCTGGCCCGCTTCCCCTTCAAGCCCTACTGCCGCGACTGCGGCCGCGACACCGTCACCATCACCTCCTACGACGACGAGACGACCGACCTCGCCTACACGTGCGAGTGCGGCGGCTCCTTCGTCACCAACCTCGCGACGCAGGACGAGGGCAAGCTCGTGTGGAAGGTCGACTGGCCGATGCGCTGGGCGCACTACCACGTCGACTTCGAGGCCGCCGGCGCCGACCACGCGACCCCCGGCTCCTCGTTCACGGTCGGGCACGAGCTCGTCGAGCGCTTCTTCGACATGCCGCGGCCCGCGTGGTTCGGCTACGGCTTCGTCGGCTTCGCCGGCGTGCAGAAGATGTCGTCGTCGGCGGGCGGTGTCCCGACCGCGATCGACGCGCTGGAGGTGCTGGAGGCGCCGATCCTGCGCTGGCTCTACGTCCGGCGCGCGCCCAAGCAGACCTTCACCGTCGACTTCGGTCCCGAGGTGGTCCGGCTCTACGACGAGTGGGACGCACTGGCCCGCAAGGCCGCCGACCCCGAGAAGCGCGACGGCGCCGTGCTCGCCTGGGAGCGGGCCGCGCGCGTGGCGTCAGGACCGCTGCCGACCTCGAAGGTCGCCGTGCCGTTCCGCACGCTGTCGTCGGTCGCCGACGTGACCGCCGGCTCGAGCGAGCTGATCAGCCGGGTCATCGACGACCTCGGGTTCGAGCACGACAGCGTCGAGGACCTCCAGCCGCGCCTGGGGCGTGCGATGTCGTGGACCGCGTCGCTGCCGGAGGACCAGCGCACCACGGTCCGCGAGAGCCCGGACACGGAGCGCCTCGCCTCGCTCGGCGAGGACGAGGAGCTGTGGCTGCGGATCTTCCTCGACCGCCTGCCGGACGAGGCCGATCTCGACGCAGTCACGAGCGTCGTCTACGGCGTGCCGAAGGTCGCCCGCGGCCTCGGCTTCAAGGACGCCCCCACCGACCAGGTGAAGGCCGACCAGAAGGACTTCTTCCGGCTGCTCTACAACCTGCTCGTCTCCGCCGACCGCGGCCCGCGGCTGCCCACGCTCGTCGTGGCGCTCGGGCCGGCGAAGGTGCGTCGGCTGCTCGGCGCCTGA
- a CDS encoding acyl-CoA thioesterase: MGETFTTEIQARYRDINLAGHVDNVEAVRVLDEARYEFLRFARLPGLPPEATGLLHAAGPGVSELVASQSIEYHGEMRFVPYQPFLASLWVTRVGRSSFTVAAELRVESGGAPAAVWECVNVLWDHAAQAAWPISDAVRADLERYLGEPPTFRR, encoded by the coding sequence ATGGGCGAGACGTTCACGACCGAGATCCAGGCGCGCTACCGCGACATCAACCTCGCCGGCCACGTCGACAACGTCGAGGCGGTGCGGGTGCTCGACGAGGCGCGTTACGAGTTCCTGCGGTTCGCCCGCCTGCCCGGCCTCCCGCCGGAGGCGACCGGTCTGCTGCACGCCGCCGGCCCGGGGGTGTCCGAGCTGGTGGCGTCCCAGTCGATCGAGTACCACGGCGAGATGCGCTTCGTGCCCTACCAGCCGTTCCTGGCCTCGCTCTGGGTGACGCGGGTCGGCCGGTCCTCCTTCACCGTCGCGGCCGAGCTGCGCGTCGAGTCGGGCGGCGCGCCGGCCGCGGTCTGGGAGTGCGTGAACGTCCTCTGGGACCACGCGGCACAGGCCGCGTGGCCCATCAGCGACGCCGTGCGCGCCGACCTCGAGCGCTACCTCGGCGAGCCGCCGACCTTCCGGCGCTGA
- a CDS encoding DUF3151 domain-containing protein: MTSGPFGGDLMAGPPPTHLPADPADAELAGGDAPAAVVRRHPASPAAWAALALQAKDAGADDVTVYAYARVGYHRSLDMLRRNGWKGHGPVPWEHEANRGFLRSLALLALAARAIGETEEWERCSTFLRDSSATAADELLG; this comes from the coding sequence ATGACCTCCGGACCCTTCGGCGGCGACCTGATGGCCGGTCCCCCGCCCACCCACCTGCCCGCCGACCCCGCCGACGCCGAGCTCGCCGGAGGCGACGCCCCGGCCGCGGTCGTACGCCGTCACCCGGCGTCGCCGGCCGCCTGGGCCGCGCTGGCGCTGCAGGCCAAGGACGCCGGCGCCGACGACGTGACCGTCTACGCCTACGCGCGCGTCGGCTACCACCGCTCCCTCGACATGCTGCGGCGCAACGGGTGGAAGGGCCACGGGCCGGTGCCGTGGGAGCACGAGGCCAACCGCGGCTTCCTGCGCTCGCTCGCGCTCCTCGCCCTGGCCGCCCGTGCCATCGGCGAGACCGAGGAGTGGGAGCGCTGCTCCACCTTCCTGCGCGACTCCAGCGCCACGGCGGCGGACGAGCTGCTCGGCTGA
- a CDS encoding DUF3311 domain-containing protein, with the protein MSLGNNSPQSRPDPEVPPTDMRKMALAGVLLAIPIVVLLWVPHYAKVEPTLFGFPFFFWYQFLWVFLCSAMTYAAFRLTLSARGKTSHKAGEDR; encoded by the coding sequence ATGAGTCTCGGCAACAACTCCCCTCAGTCGCGCCCGGATCCCGAGGTGCCGCCCACCGACATGCGCAAGATGGCGCTGGCCGGCGTCCTGCTCGCCATCCCGATCGTCGTGCTCCTGTGGGTGCCGCACTACGCGAAGGTGGAGCCGACGCTCTTCGGCTTCCCCTTCTTCTTCTGGTACCAGTTCCTCTGGGTCTTCCTGTGCTCCGCGATGACCTACGCGGCCTTCCGCCTGACGCTCTCGGCCCGCGGCAAGACCTCGCACAAGGCCGGTGAGGACCGATGA
- the mctP gene encoding monocarboxylate uptake permease MctP: MTPELTVLAADTDGVNGVALAVLVVLFLIVTVAGFMASRFKRADSMESLDEWGLGGRSFGTWITWFLLGGDLYTAYTFVAVPAAMFATGAVAGFFAVPYTIILYPIIFIFMARLWSVSHRHGYVTPADFVRGRYDDRGLSLAVAVTGFVATMPYIALQLVGIQAVLEVVGLGGGDNIIAKDAPLFIAFAVLAAYTYSSGLRAPAVIAFVKDILIYLVIIVAVIYLPGQVGGWEAIFGAAEDKMDANNAAAVEAGLNPTSSFVPGSGAFWAYATLALGSAMALFMYPHSVTASLSSNSRNTIRRNASILPAYSFVLGLLALLGWVAIAAGTQPIGLDGEPNAQLVIPQLFEDMFPSWFAGVAFAAIAIGALVPAAIMSIAAANTFSRNIYKEWINKGATPAQEAKVSKLMSLLVKAFALVFVLTLDKQNAINFQLLGGIWIMQTFPAIVFSLFTRWFHRYGLLLGWAVGLVYGTVEAYQVVNPVTGKHFGGSTALIPGIGELGYIAVTAFVLNVVVAVVVTAVMRAMKVSNGHDETIPFDYFADADDPRVQKDLVEHDADVATDARAPHHEADGDDVPGSTPAR; encoded by the coding sequence ATGACCCCCGAGCTGACCGTGCTGGCCGCCGACACCGACGGCGTCAACGGCGTCGCCCTGGCCGTGCTGGTCGTGCTGTTCCTGATCGTCACCGTGGCCGGGTTCATGGCCAGCCGGTTCAAGCGCGCCGACTCCATGGAGTCCCTCGACGAGTGGGGCCTGGGCGGGCGGTCGTTCGGCACGTGGATCACGTGGTTCCTGCTCGGCGGCGACCTCTACACGGCCTACACCTTCGTCGCGGTGCCGGCGGCGATGTTCGCGACCGGGGCGGTGGCCGGCTTCTTCGCGGTCCCCTACACGATCATCCTCTACCCGATCATCTTCATCTTCATGGCGCGGCTGTGGTCGGTGAGCCACCGCCACGGCTACGTCACGCCGGCCGACTTCGTCCGCGGCAGGTACGACGACCGCGGGCTGTCGCTCGCCGTCGCGGTCACCGGCTTCGTGGCGACCATGCCCTACATCGCGCTGCAGCTCGTCGGCATCCAGGCGGTGCTCGAGGTCGTCGGGCTCGGTGGCGGCGACAACATCATCGCCAAGGACGCCCCGCTCTTCATCGCCTTCGCGGTGCTGGCGGCCTACACCTACTCCAGCGGCCTGCGCGCGCCGGCGGTGATCGCGTTCGTCAAGGACATCCTCATCTACCTCGTCATCATCGTCGCGGTCATCTACCTGCCCGGGCAGGTCGGCGGCTGGGAGGCGATCTTCGGGGCGGCCGAGGACAAGATGGACGCCAACAACGCGGCGGCGGTCGAGGCCGGGCTCAACCCGACCTCCTCGTTCGTGCCCGGCTCCGGTGCCTTCTGGGCGTACGCGACCCTGGCGCTCGGCTCGGCCATGGCGCTGTTCATGTACCCGCACTCGGTGACCGCGTCGCTGTCGTCGAACTCGCGGAACACGATCCGCCGCAACGCCTCGATCCTGCCGGCGTACTCCTTCGTGCTCGGGTTGCTGGCCCTGCTCGGCTGGGTCGCCATCGCGGCCGGCACGCAGCCGATCGGGCTCGACGGCGAGCCCAACGCGCAGCTGGTGATCCCGCAGCTGTTCGAGGACATGTTCCCGTCGTGGTTCGCGGGCGTGGCCTTCGCCGCCATCGCGATCGGCGCGCTCGTGCCGGCCGCGATCATGTCGATCGCCGCGGCCAACACGTTCAGCCGCAACATCTACAAGGAGTGGATCAACAAGGGCGCCACCCCGGCCCAGGAGGCGAAGGTCTCCAAGCTGATGTCGCTGCTGGTCAAGGCCTTCGCGCTGGTCTTCGTCCTGACGCTCGACAAGCAGAACGCGATCAACTTCCAGCTCCTCGGCGGCATCTGGATCATGCAGACGTTCCCGGCCATCGTGTTCAGCCTCTTCACCCGGTGGTTCCACCGCTACGGCCTGCTGCTCGGCTGGGCGGTCGGCCTCGTCTACGGGACCGTCGAGGCCTACCAGGTCGTCAACCCGGTCACCGGCAAGCACTTCGGCGGCTCGACGGCCCTCATCCCGGGCATCGGCGAGCTCGGCTACATCGCCGTGACGGCGTTCGTGCTCAACGTGGTCGTCGCCGTCGTGGTGACCGCAGTCATGCGCGCGATGAAGGTCTCCAACGGCCACGACGAGACCATCCCGTTCGACTACTTCGCCGACGCGGACGACCCGCGCGTGCAGAAGGACCTGGTCGAGCACGACGCGGACGTCGCCACCGACGCCCGGGCGCCGCACCACGAGGCCGACGGCGACGACGTACCGGGCAGCACACCGGCCCGCTGA
- a CDS encoding DHA2 family efflux MFS transporter permease subunit, giving the protein MTATDARGTTDRTDQTSPWPALVALCIGFFMILVDTTIVTVATPAIIEDLQAGVNEVVWVTSAYLLAYAVPVLITGRLGDRYGPKNLYLVGLVVFTVASLACGLTSTIEGLIVARVAQGLGASMMTPQTMSVITRIFPIERRGSAMALWGATAGVATLVGPIAGGVLVDTLGWEWIFFVNVPVGVVAFALAWRLVPRLETNDHRFDWLGVALSGAGMFLLVFGIQEGEQYDWSTIVGPITVWSLIVAGLVVLALFVLWQARNRDEPLVPLSLFADRNFSVSNLAITTVSFAFTAMGFPLMLWAQLVRGYSPTQAGLLLAPMAITSILAAPVAGRLTDRVHPRVLTLGGFAGLGVALLVLQAVLTPDTPLWQLVAAFALMGVGSSFLWGPLATTANRNLPPQRAGAGSGVYNATRQVGAVLGSAAIAVLIDARLAANGLTFSPSEGSAGGGTLPAQVAEPFTEAMAQSLLLLPAVLLLGLLAVVFFERPRHFAARPGTEETSAA; this is encoded by the coding sequence GTGACTGCGACCGACGCCCGAGGGACGACCGACCGGACCGACCAGACCAGCCCGTGGCCCGCCCTGGTGGCGCTGTGCATCGGGTTCTTCATGATCCTGGTCGACACCACGATCGTGACGGTCGCGACGCCAGCGATCATCGAGGACCTCCAGGCCGGGGTCAACGAGGTCGTGTGGGTGACCAGCGCCTACCTCCTCGCCTACGCCGTGCCCGTGCTGATCACCGGCCGGCTGGGCGACCGCTACGGCCCCAAGAACCTCTACCTCGTCGGCCTCGTCGTCTTCACCGTCGCCTCGCTGGCGTGCGGGCTCACCTCGACCATCGAGGGCCTGATCGTCGCGCGCGTCGCGCAGGGGCTCGGCGCGTCGATGATGACTCCGCAGACGATGTCGGTGATCACCCGCATCTTCCCGATCGAGCGCCGCGGCTCCGCCATGGCGCTGTGGGGCGCCACCGCCGGTGTCGCGACCCTGGTCGGCCCGATCGCGGGCGGCGTCCTGGTCGACACGCTGGGCTGGGAGTGGATCTTCTTCGTCAACGTGCCGGTCGGCGTGGTCGCGTTCGCGCTCGCCTGGCGGCTGGTCCCGCGGCTGGAGACCAACGACCACCGCTTCGACTGGCTCGGGGTCGCGCTGAGCGGCGCCGGAATGTTCCTGCTGGTCTTCGGCATCCAGGAGGGCGAGCAGTACGACTGGTCGACGATCGTCGGGCCCATCACGGTGTGGTCGCTGATCGTCGCGGGCCTGGTGGTGCTGGCGCTCTTCGTGCTGTGGCAGGCGCGCAACCGCGACGAGCCGCTGGTGCCGCTGAGCCTGTTCGCCGACCGCAACTTCTCGGTGTCCAACCTCGCCATCACGACCGTGTCGTTCGCCTTCACGGCGATGGGGTTCCCGCTGATGCTGTGGGCCCAGCTGGTGCGCGGCTACTCCCCCACCCAGGCGGGCCTGCTGCTCGCGCCGATGGCGATCACCTCCATCCTGGCCGCACCCGTGGCCGGGCGGCTCACCGACCGGGTGCACCCGCGGGTGTTGACGCTGGGCGGGTTCGCCGGCCTCGGGGTGGCGCTGCTGGTCCTGCAGGCCGTCCTCACGCCCGACACCCCGCTGTGGCAGCTGGTCGCGGCGTTCGCGCTGATGGGCGTGGGCAGCTCGTTCCTCTGGGGCCCGCTGGCCACCACGGCCAACCGCAACCTGCCGCCGCAGCGTGCCGGCGCCGGCTCGGGGGTCTACAACGCGACGCGCCAGGTCGGGGCCGTCCTCGGCTCCGCCGCGATCGCGGTGCTCATCGACGCCCGCCTCGCGGCCAACGGGCTGACGTTCTCGCCCTCCGAGGGCTCGGCCGGTGGCGGCACGCTGCCGGCGCAGGTCGCCGAGCCGTTCACCGAGGCGATGGCGCAGTCACTGCTGCTCCTGCCGGCGGTGCTGCTGCTGGGCCTGCTGGCGGTGGTCTTCTTCGAGCGGCCCCGCCACTTCGCCGCGCGTCCGGGCACCGAGGAGACCTCCGCGGCCTGA
- the fbaA gene encoding class II fructose-bisphosphate aldolase produces MPIATPEVYAQMLDAAKSKSFAYPAINVSSSQTLNAALKGFADAGSDGIIQVSTGGAEYLSGPSIKDMVSGSVAFAAYAAEVAKNYPVNIALHTDHCPQGKLDGFVRPLLDISAERVARGEAPLFQSHMWDGSAVPLEENLQIAEELLAKCAAARIILEIEVGVVGGEEDGVANEINDQLYTTPEDAVATIKALGAGENGRYLTALTFGNVHGVYKPGNVKLRPEILKIAQEAAASELGRGADDRPFDLVFHGGSGSTAQEISDAVDFGVVKMNVDTDTQYAFTRPVAAHMFANYDGVLKVDGEVGNKKAYDPRAWGKAAEAGMAERIVEACQHLRSAGTSLAG; encoded by the coding sequence ATGCCCATCGCCACCCCCGAGGTGTACGCGCAGATGCTGGACGCCGCGAAGTCGAAGTCCTTCGCCTACCCGGCCATCAACGTGTCGTCCTCCCAGACCCTCAACGCCGCGCTGAAGGGCTTCGCCGACGCCGGCTCCGACGGGATCATCCAGGTCTCCACCGGTGGTGCGGAGTACCTCTCCGGGCCGTCGATCAAGGACATGGTCAGCGGCTCGGTCGCCTTCGCCGCCTACGCCGCCGAGGTCGCCAAGAACTACCCCGTCAACATCGCGCTGCACACCGACCACTGCCCGCAGGGCAAGCTCGACGGCTTCGTGCGCCCGCTGCTCGACATCTCCGCCGAGCGGGTCGCCCGCGGCGAGGCGCCGCTCTTCCAGTCGCACATGTGGGACGGCTCCGCGGTGCCGCTGGAGGAGAACCTCCAGATCGCCGAGGAGCTGCTGGCCAAGTGCGCGGCCGCGCGGATCATCCTCGAGATCGAGGTCGGCGTGGTCGGTGGCGAGGAGGACGGCGTCGCCAACGAGATCAACGACCAGCTCTACACCACCCCCGAGGACGCGGTCGCCACGATCAAGGCGCTCGGCGCCGGCGAGAACGGCCGCTACCTGACCGCGCTCACCTTCGGCAACGTGCACGGGGTCTACAAGCCGGGCAACGTCAAGCTGCGCCCCGAGATCCTCAAGATCGCCCAGGAGGCCGCCGCCTCCGAGCTCGGCCGCGGCGCCGACGACCGGCCCTTCGACCTGGTCTTCCACGGCGGGTCCGGCTCGACCGCCCAGGAGATCAGCGACGCCGTCGACTTCGGCGTGGTGAAGATGAACGTCGACACCGACACGCAGTACGCCTTCACCCGCCCCGTCGCGGCCCACATGTTCGCCAACTACGACGGCGTGCTGAAGGTCGACGGGGAGGTCGGCAACAAGAAGGCCTACGACCCGCGCGCCTGGGGCAAGGCCGCCGAGGCCGGCATGGCCGAGCGCATCGTCGAGGCGTGCCAGCACCTGCGCTCCGCCGGGACCTCGCTCGCGGGCTGA